TCTGTTATGCAACTAATTAAAGGTGAAGCGTAAAAAGCTGGTTGTTGTGAAGCTGCAATACAAGAAATAGTATAAATAAGTATTCGAGGGAATGAAAAGGGACATGGGAAAAACATTTGTATTCTCTAGCTGAGTAGCTTGGGGTAGAGCATCTAGCCCCGTAGGGAAGTTTCTCTTCGACTGTTTCCTTATATCAAAATATTGTTGCCTTGTATTAGTCTCTTGTCTCCTTATTCTATTCTATAAAAAATTGCAGCATGATTCATTCCATCCCATCTTTCTCTGTTTGATTCATATTGCTGgttatttataacttttttttttactgtTGGGATTCCTAACTCTATCAGAATCAAGTTTTTGCTAGATTGATTGAAGAATTTTTTTATGCTTATCCGTGATGACAAAATGGGCTAAATATGTGATTAGAAGGTTGAATATACACTGATTTGTGGATAATGAGATGGTTGATGGGTGTAAACTCTTTTATATACATACTCATGGATACGATTTTTAGTGTTGGAGGACATTTGCATTCTTAGTACTCAGCTGTATTCAATGCATTTCTAATTTGTGCAAATAGAAGGAAATCTAGAGGCTCACCATCATGCCCAACTTCCTTTTCCTTTTGTTAGTAATTCAGTCCCTCCCACAGTGGCTCTTTATGTTATGTTGGATGTTGCTAATTCCTAAGTTTCAGCGCATTTGATTTTACCCTAACAAAGAAAGTATATGACTATTTTGTATGAAATTCTGAATTTATGGTAGCTTAGTTGAAATTCTGAATTTCTTTCattccaattaaatttttagagacTAGTTTCGTCCGTTTAACAGTTAAATAAGTGCTTCTTGAATGGGAAGTATATTGTTAATAAAATTATACTTCAAGAAGCCATCCTGAGGTTTTAGAAAATAAGGGACTAACAAATGCATTTTACCAAACATCAAGAGGAATTTTGCAAATCACCAAATTACAATGTCACATGTCAAAGTAACACCATAAGGAGAAGACTTGCCAATATATTCATTTTTAAGATATCCTAATAAAATAATGATAATGATCACAATGACAATGATTATAGACATAATAACAAGATTACAACCTTGTTGTAGGACATGCCCATGTAATCAATCCCAGTCAGCCAATGGCTATGGAAACCAACAGCAACCATTTCAGCCCTTGAATAAAATTGATGTCCAACATTGATACCTATCATCGAAACTCACCAATCATAActtttaaacacaaaacatatgaATATTAAGAATCAATGTTCATCTAGTTTACATATTATTGTGCACACTTAAAAACTATATGTGAATGTATCAAGCTCAAGGCCAAACAAGGTTTGAAATAGCAAATGACGACAAACAATTGAAGTACAAGCTACACACCTGGAAGGTCACCAATTCTTTTCTCCGGGTACATTACAGCATTAGTCTCGATCATCTGCCAAACATTTTCATtttgagagagacagagagattaTTATAAAAGAAAACACTCCATCAAAAATATCAAACTCATACGTGAGAGCTCaagtccccccccccccccacaaaaaaaaaaaaaaaaaattgcaaaaacCAGACTCAAGAGCGTAGACAAGTAGAAGCCCACCTTTATCTCATGCCAAAGTTACCAACATCtggaaaaattattaaaatttcaacaTGACCCTACGATGTTACATGTGTAAATACATGAGGAAGAAAGTACAAGAATATGTCAACTAATAACAAGCTTAGACTGGCAACTGATTATAGAAATGGCTAAGatttaaaataatttgaatttTCACTTGCCTTAGATACTGCCTTTAAATCAGGACGCTTGGCCTTTTTCTTAGCATCAGCTTCAATTGCAATTCCTTTCTATACAAATTATAAATCAACTTAACATTAGAGAAAGAAAATAGACTAGCAAAAGAACATTCAACTCCAAATGTTACACAAATTATTCTAATACCCCAGAAAATTTTCTATTGCATAGCAACAACAAAAAATTCCATTTCAAACTTAGGTATCCAAGTCAAATTAACACTCTCAGACTCCAATATGCATTTCACCAACCAAATACTCAAACTGCAAAGCATTTTCAATGCCTCATCTACTATCAGCATTTTGAACAAGTCATGCTTTGGGCAAATTATTTGTCCAGCAACATGAATGGAAAAGGACCGACCACATGGCTCAATTTTAGCCATGTGGCTAGTTGTCAGTCCACTCGAATGCTTATACATAAGGCTAACTTGTCCTTCCTTTCCACTGTAGGATTGGAGGTATCAAAATGAAAATCAAGATATGGATAAATTTCCCTAATCAAtaggaaaattttttttattgcatGCAGTTCCTTGTATGTTCACTTAACAGAATGCAGATTAAACTATGGCTGAAACCAATAACTACCTCACATATAGCAAATGTTGTAAAGCTCTACCATGATTTTTGACACGACCAAAAGAATCCCAGTCCCAGCTGAACAAGAAAAAGATGAAGCAATTTCTAACCTTTGATTTTGAACTTTTGGAAACTTTTTTATCAACTTCTTTTTGGCACCTCTTCTCCTCTTCCTATGCACCACAAAGAACGTGTCAACAAAAATTTCATGCAAAACAAGCATAACACAAATTTCAGATTAAAAAAAAGTAAACACATTAAACCCACAGCAGTAATCAGACAAAACAAGCATGAAAATTGTCGATCTGATATGAAGGCATATAACCCAAAGCACCAGATAATAGTCAAAGGTATGATAGATTTTACATATATGTTTAAAAAATGTATTAAAAGGCAATCGACTAGTTCTGAAAATCTGAAGAGAACAAACCTGGACAAAATGCAGATAATGCTTGTTAAATAACCTCAGAGTTTCCTTAACCCTAGCAAATACGCTTTTCTCTGTGGTACCACCTCCACCACCCTCATTACCCACAACCCCATTTTGCCCACCAATATTAGCTTTCAGTACTTCTCCCGCAGACTTTACCAATTCACTAGACCCAAAAACATCAGTCACCTTCTTATCCACAACAACCTCTTCGCTCGCATTCTCCACATTTACCATTCTTCTAATGTTCCTCTTCTTACTTCCTCCCTCATTATCATCCAACAATTCTACTCTTTTCCTCACCAATTCCTTCTTCTCTGCTCTCTGCTTCGTCGCCTGAATCCTCGCACTTACTCTCCTTTGAGAAGAAACCACCACCTCTACGTTCCCTTTGGGACTCTTCTTTTCGCTATTAACTCGGGAACCAAGCTTCCCGTTATCAACAGAGTCCAAGGACTGAGCCACCATTTTCAGTCAAATCAAATACCAAACAATGTGGAAATTTTGATTTCGGAAGGCGAAAAGAAGCGACAAGAAAATCACTGGAGATCAATGGCGATTTAGGGTTCCGATGAGGAAAATGAtgcaggaaaaaaggaaacagaagagCTACAGAGAGACCGAGAGGCTTTTGTTTTCCATTTTTGAATTCAGAGCTCAGCTATGGAGACAAGTGTAAAATTGATTTATtgaacttttctttaattttttggaAAAAACTTTAggaaaataaatatttaacctCTATACTTATCAGAATTAACCATTTaaccttatatttttaaaaactaTACTATTTaaacttataaaaatttttattaaattatttaatttttttgtattaatattaatttatttattatttaatcatcttattttagtgaaattaattagttagtacatatatttttaaaaatatatttttagataaaatgaaaattttattatataaaagttaaattttaatttataatttttttaaaatttttaattctttaaatattatttttatattatatctactttaaaataatttttttattatttttaaatttaataaaattaattaactttttaaTACAGGCAGTTTTTATcaataaatgaaaatgaaaagaaaataaatgagagAAAAGTGTGGATATAAATGaaaatgaataggaaaagaaaaataataaagtgGTAAGGaaaagataaagaaaaaaaattaaaatagtttaagtataaaaaataattataaaattaaataattaatataattaaattaagttaattaatttattttttaaaaatatatgaaataattaattaattttttaaatgaaaaaattaaataatattattttttaaaatataaaaattaattaattaatttttttaaaatataaaaattaaataataatataaataacaaaaaaaaattaaaaatataaaaattaaataattaattttattaaaatataaaatctaaataataataattttctcaaaaaattttctttaattttgggGAGTAAAATATTTGGAATTTGCACTTttaccttttctttttttttttgtcttatcTCCCCCTCGTTTCTCTCTCTTCTGTCTCTGTAAGCTTTGGCTAGGTGGGTGGTTGGAACTTGGAAGGATGGAGGGAATCCGGATCTGGTGTGTGCGATCTCAGGTAAGTATACCAGTTGAGAGTGAGTCTTGATGAAGATGattggatgatgatgatgattattAGCTTTGATTTACCCTTTGTTCAGATAGAGAAAAATGGAGAGAAcaagaagaaaaaaattttaatttttcaaaatttttttatttagacattaaaaaaaaaaatgccaaACTTGTATCGAAGTTAAATCGAAATTGAATCAATCAATTCTAATATAATTCAATACCTATTTTGATTCTAATATAACTTTTATCCTACCATTCTTTGGTCGTCATATGAAAATCCACTTCTCAATTGCATGTTGTTTCTCCATTTTCAGGCTGAAATGGCCTCTTAATAAGCTAAAAAAGATTGAAAACTATCACCAGCTGATAAAAAGCATCTGCTTCTTTAGTAGGCTTGGAATGTAATGTTATTGTAATCTGGAAATGATTAAACAAATAGATTTACATTTTAAATGACTAACAGTACAATACAATGAATAACTTCAGTTTAAGGTATCTCAAAACTTTCAGCTAAAAAATAATCAAGTCAAAATTTCCATGTCCAAAAATATAGATTACAAGCCACTATGAGGTTCAGAACACTCTTCCACCAGAAGATGATCATCATGCCCATCGCTATCTTCTATGCAGGCTGCCATAGGCAGAGAGGGGTGTAACTCTGGTTGGGGGAATTGTAGCTTCAGCCGAAATGCATCAACTCCATTCAGATAGTACCGGAATAGCCGTTTTGCTCTAATAAACCCAAGACGGCCATATAAAGCAAGTGCCCCTTTGTTTGTGACTTCAGCTTCTAATGTCACCTTCAGAAAATATGCAAATAATGCTACATGATCAGTTGTCATTTAGCATAAATGAAAAGAAACCATATAGCCTGTCCAACTAGTTTAAAAGTTGGAGCCTTGTTAAGCATCATGAGCTAGCTTTTTGTCTCCCTCTTCCAAAGAGAAAATGACTAGCATGAATCTTAAGAATTATACAATTGGGATTTGTTCCAGCAAAGGCCAAAAGCAAATAGAAAGAAAAAGTACACCTGGACTCCTAAGCAATGGAATGGCTGAAAAAATAGTAAATAGTTCATTCAAGCTGTATATCCTAACTTCCAGGTAGATGAGGAAAACAATTCTAGATTGAAGCCAACTCAATATcctttttctaaatatttcccgGTTCTTAAATCTATATCTTTGCGTAATTTGAGGAAAGGGTACAAAGGCATCCAAGAAGTTTATCATATAATATCCAGGAATCAAAATAACGCATTAGTTTGATCAGCAGGAAAACAAGTAAATCTCAACAAAATTCAGCTGCAATGCCTCACCAAAGCATTGAGTCTTTGAACTAAAACAACATGGTGATAAAACCAAACCTCTCACTAATAAGTGAGGATTGCCTCCCCTGTAGTCTGAACAGGCGCACAACTGACAGAAGCTTTTAAAGTTTGATTATGAGCATGTTTGGGAAGGCAGACATGGGAAATTTTGGCTAAAAGCCAACCTCTCATGCCAGGATCACTGACAACCCCTTTATTTGCTTTCCTCATTCTTATAGGTATTTTCATTCCAGATTTGAGCTAAGATGCATTAACAGACCTGCTAATTTACACAGAGAGAGGAGAAACAAAAGCCATGTCCCTGAATGATAATATGAACTTTTTCTCATGCACAACACTTGGGTTTTATACAATAGTAATTTGTTTATCAATTTCTATGAAATATGATGCTTAAATTcgctcaaaaataaaattttatagtttTAATGTCATGACAAAgagaaatcaaaattttcagcagAATACAATTTCAATCCCATTTAGACCTTCAAGTCCCCAACTTGGCAGCAAGCATTGCCCAGTCATCCATCTCAACTTAATAGAGTTAATTGTGCGCACGGATCGATAAGCAAGAAGTTAAAACAGAGAAATAAATGAGATAATATGGTGCTAAAAGGCATCACCATCACAAGTTATTGGAACAAAAATGAAAACAGGAAAGAACAAGATAGCAAAAAAACTAATCAATGCCTGAAAAACAGAAAATAAGGAAACCCACAAAATTCAATATTCATAGCATCACTTCCCAATTGTGAGATGGTGATGAAGGGTAACGCAAGGATGGAGTTGACTGATTTAAACCAAAAGGGAAAACTATAAAACTAAAAGTTAGACATCGTACCTCTTCACATCCTGATTCCATCATTACTTTAATAGATCTGGTGACAAGTTCGGTGGCTGCACTATGAAGAATTTCaacttaaatgaaaaaaaaatatctaTAACAATAATTCAACAAACAAACAAGACACAGCAAAGCACAATTTAATGCCACCAGCAAGATATATTTAATAAGCATATCCATGAAAATGCACATGTACTATCAGAAAACCAtgcttcaaacttcaattcaatcAAACAATGAAACCCCACGAATATTTACAAATCTAATGCTCATCATACACATCCATCAACTAAAATCAAGAGCAAATAAATTGAAAGAAGTCCTTAAAAGTATCAAGTTTTTAGTGTTACCTACCAATGCCTCTTCCACGATAAGGTTTGATGACAACTAACATAGCAATGTAGCCCCTCAACGTTGTATTCCGATGCTCCCCCATCTTGCAAACCACAGTCCCAACGCATTTACCTTTGTGAAACGCCTAACACGAACATGAAATTGCAATAAACATGGAAATCAAAgaccaaagagagagagagatagtcaATTGATATGTGGAAATAGAAATACCAGGAAAGAGAGCTGAGGCCATAGATAGACGAAGTAACGGTAAGTGAAGATAGAATAGGGCTCGCTGAGTTCTTGGTCTACGAGGCTCATAATTAATGGTAAGTGGTGTTCGCCGCCGTAGCTTACATATTCTATCTCCAATGCGTTGAATTCTGCCTTTTTTTCTCTTTGTTGTTCTACTTCGTTGCTTTTCTCCATCGTTGTTAATTTCTCTCTTTCATTCGCTGGACGGTGACGGTCTGGGGCTGGACGACGGCTAGCGCAAATGAGTGATTTTGGGCGGAATCGGAAGCAATTAGCACAGGACACGGTGGCTCTCGAGCTTGTGCTTAATGCGTGTCGGCCCGCCCCGTATGTGATTGATTCGGATTCGGGTTAGGACGAAGGGACGGCTAACCCATAAAATTAttgtaattaaattgtttaataatttcattaaaatttatttaaattatttatatttattttaaatttaattaataatttatataaaatgtattttattaataatttacattttaaaataataactttataaaatatctcaattttatttatttagaatataatattaaaaatgacaaattttactttttaaatttaaACTTGCATGGACTCAAGCTGGTTTAGACCTTAAATTAGACTAAGTTAAACTCATAATTAATACTAGCCAACGATTTAAGGGCCTAAATTGCTTTTAGAAGAAACTCTTCGCTTGACTTTGGCTCATGGAAATATATGAGGAAATTGTTAAAAAAAGCCAATGCCAATATATAAATAGACTCTGAAGATATTTagaaaagaagaaataaaagagaCTCATCCAATTTTTCTTGCTTCTCTACCAGCTCTTCCTTTTATTTCCCTGTGCATGATATTTTCcctataaaatatgaagaaagtttttcttCTTTACAATTTAAGATGAATCATCTTCATAAAATAGCTTCTCATCCATTTGTTCAGCCCTCTACAGTTAAACCAGAAGAACAGACTAAACCTTTGAATCAAACTCAAAAATCTTCACCATGGCTTTTTAAAGAAGAGATGGAGTCACTTTTAACTCAAATGGTATAATAGTCCAATTTTGATCATCCTCTCAATCTTAAACTAGAATCAACAGTTTGATTTGATTGTTCAGTTTCAATTTAAACcatgtttaaaatatataaaagaaaaatgacaATGTGACGAACATTAAAAAGTATAATATGAATTAAATTGCCTAAAATCCATAATTAAAATGGCTAAAATTACTATTGAATAAGACTAGAATCTGTCATGAACAATCTTATTTTCCAAACTTCTAAAGTCTTCAATCCAAAGCTTCAATCATGTACCTCATAACACACCCAAAATCAACAGAAAAATATAAAATGGAGTATGATGGTATAAAACTAATTAAAAACACAAAAActacaaaagaaaagaaataaaacctAAGCAAAACAAGGCCTAAATATGTGTATTTTACCTCCTCATCAAAACcctataattttatttgtaaatccATTCATTTGTGCATATTGGTCCACTGAATCTACATAGATATGACTTAACACATGCACTCAAAGTTCATTCAattaggggagagcagttttttttaaaaaaaaaaaaaaccgaacgaattattttcaattcaatcgatttttttttaaaattaatcagttcgatttattttataattttttaaaatttagtttcttcggttttttttttttttttaaaaaaaaaaaaaaataaaaaaaaaaaattattaaattttataaaataaaaaaaaaaaaaaaaaaattgaatcgaattcaAAGAGATCAAAAAAAAACGAaccttgagattttttttttttatttattttgttttttttttttttttttttttttttttatttaaataaaaaaatataaaataaaatttaaattttttttttttgatcgaTTTAAAAaccgatttttatttatttattttttcatttttttctctttttcttctctttcgattttgatttttttttttttttttttttttttttttattttttttttttgatttcgGTTTCGAACCGAACCCCCCCCTACATTCAATTGGCATGCCAAAACTAAAACTggcaaaaaaattattaaaatatataattattttgtcaaaatttaaaaacatataattattcatttttatttgattttgtgTATTTTGATacagaaaatatataaaaaaaagatgtGCATTTTATATGCTCaatcttttattaattaaaagtaatttaactactgttttaatttttataagtgcatgaaaaaatgtttgaattcaaatattttttatttattaaccaTCATATTTATAtagtaaaaaatttattaaaaataaggtATTACTTTTTATTCAATCTATTTGGTATTGGTGCAGGTGTTAGAGTTGCcgtcaaaaaaaatattttttaaatatattcattaaaaaaattttatatttaattataaatttttaataacaaactaatttttaaattttaataatattttttatttttatcaaagaTAAATATAcacatatttaaaaaaatgatacGCTTCTTAGTAAACTATATATTTTATCAAAGGCACACCAACTCTTATAAGTCCACAAACACGTATCCAAAACAATTATCTAATAgcgtttatttttatatgttgttTAATTTTTTATACAGTGATTAATaatgtaattaaataatttaaattataataattttttttaatttaattaaattatcttttattttatttaattaagagagaataggaaataataaaatatgtcaaagaaaattgtgaaaaataattattatatttaataaaaataagagaaaaattaaaaaaattaatatatactcAAAGTGataaataatttttgataaaataatttttgaaattagaTAAATAAAAGTGTGAGGagatagtatttttttttaataatatttaaattttttaaaaaacaattATTTACTGTCACATATAACATTAATGTCGAAAAGGACTATAGACTATAGAGCATGAGAAAAACACCGGACCATACCAAGTAGTGCAGATAGGCAGTAGCCACGTTCTCCAAGTCATTTTCGCTTGGCAGATGAAATTGGAAGTGACAGATAATACCGACCTTTAACGTGCAGCAATGAAAACCCTACAACTAACCCTATTATCTTCTTATTCAGCttgcttttctctttttctttctagaCATTCATCaggatatttatatataaatatatatctaactATTTCTTTTGTCTCTTTGATTATCGGTCTTTTCTTCACCTTTACCTCAACCTGCCTAGCAGTTAGGCGAGAGAGATCAAAAGCAGGATCGCATGCAGCAGCCATGGAAGAGAAGAGGGAGGATGACCTGATAAGCTCCTCTACCACCATCAGCCAAAAATGAAATCCGGTGTATTAATAAAGCATCACCCATCTCATCAGGAGTCGACAGGATCAAGGTAATTACTACATCGCATCTGATTTCTTTTTAGAGATTGAGGGCTATAAGCTAATTAATAAGAACTTCATTATTGTGCCTGTGCATTTAAATTCTTTATTGAAGATGATGGTAGTGGAATATAGACAAAAACTCGAAATTATCAATGAGTATTCATCTTTAGAATTAAAACATGTTCACGGTTCGCTTATTTGATTCAGTTCCAACCATCTTCATTCGCATGTGCGTAATGTTCAACTATGAATTTCACAGTGGATCGAGTATGTACTTTTTCATTTTACAGTAGAAAAAAATTCTTGCCAAAATCTGAGGTCAGGCTGAATTCCTTTTAGTTATTGAATTCAAACTTAGTACAAAGctcacaataaattttaaatcGGATTTGAGTTAgcttaattcatttaatttttatttttcacatttataattttatttataaaatataatctataaatCTATTCTATCAATATATATTTgacataaaatatattaatttcaaacttaaaaaaattatatatatgttattAGGAATTATAAATGTGCAAACGTGTGAGAAGTTGGTCAGCAAGTTGTTATTGTGAATGATTTCTAGAttgaaaaattgtgttatatgaaATCAAGCCAATAAGCTCACATGAAACTCAGCCCAAAATTATCAAACTGCACAATTCTGGTTCAATTTACTGCCCTACACAAATTTTGTAGcccatttcattcaatttaaaaaacAAATAGAAATGTAAAACTATGCATATGAATCTGAACTCTAATAgagcttaatatatatatatatatatattaaaagaatgAAGCCTACTTATTTGCACTTTAATGTTCTTTATATgtaattttagaaaatattttatgctaattaattagttagtaaactttaaaattatttaagcaaatgtaataatataacaaaattaagaaaaatt
This Hevea brasiliensis isolate MT/VB/25A 57/8 unplaced genomic scaffold, ASM3005281v1 Scaf1, whole genome shotgun sequence DNA region includes the following protein-coding sequences:
- the LOC110638587 gene encoding N-alpha-acetyltransferase MAK3, with product MEKSNEVEQQREKKAEFNALEIEYVSYGGEHHLPLIMSLVDQELSEPYSIFTYRYFVYLWPQLSFLAFHKGKCVGTVVCKMGEHRNTTLRGYIAMLVVIKPYRGRGIATELVTRSIKVMMESGCEEVTLEAEVTNKGALALYGRLGFIRAKRLFRYYLNGVDAFRLKLQFPQPELHPSLPMAACIEDSDGHDDHLLVEECSEPHSGL